The genomic DNA TCTccatataaagaaaaaagatttcacTGACCTTGGCATTACCCATTGAATCCCAAACACTGCAAAAACTTCACACCATAAGGCATGAGAGAACttacaatgaagaagaaggtgatcCACTGATTCCCCATCGCAACAACACAAACAACACCTATTAACCAAAAACTGACCTTTCCTAATAAGGTTATCAATGGTGAGTATCCCATCATTAGCTGTTGTCCATAAGAAGAAAGATATCCGTCTAGGCACCTTAGTATGCCATATACCCTTCCAAGGAAAGGCATCAGTGGTGGAACTAACTAATAGCTTATAAAAAGAGCGCACATCAAAAACACCAGATGTAGTTAATCTCTAGATCAGCCGATCATCCCCCTCACCCTTCGGCATAGACGAATAAATAAACTCAAAGAATGAGTAGACAGTGGTTGCTTGCCAATCCTGAGGACCATGACGGAACAATAAATTCCAGCTCCTACTTCCTTCTGAATTTGAAACAACCAAGTCAAAGACTCATGCTTCTTTAGAAACAGAGCAATCATACATGGAAGGAAAAAGTTCATTCAAAGGAGTAGGCCCACACCATGTATCATGCCAAAAACGAACACGGTTACCCTCCCCCACATTATACAAAATTTGGCTAAAGAACTTCTCTGATCCTTCTTTAATACTCCTCCACATCCCACACCTGTGAGCACCTCTTACCCCTCTAGTGCACCAGCCACCTCTTGCCTCTCCATATTTGTCTGCTATAACCTGACGCCATAATCTATGATTCTCTTTCCCAAACCGCCACAACCACTTCCCAAGTAAAGCCTTGTTAAACAGCCTAACTCTTCAGATTCCCAAACCACCACACTCAACTGGCAAGCATACCTTATCCCAAGCAACTAAAGGATATTTAAAAACATTCTCTGAGGCCCCCAAAGGAAATTCCCCTGAATTCTTTCAATTCTTGCAGCCACAGCCTGAAGGAtagtaaacaaaaataaaaagtaggtGGGAAGACTCGATAGGgtactttttaacaaaataagcctACCTCATTTGGATAAATACAGTCTTTTCCATCCAGCAAGCCGTTTCTCCATCTTTTCAATAATAGGATTCTAAATTGATGAATCCTTATAGTGTGCCCCAAGAGGCATGCCCAAATATCTCATAGGCAGAGTGCCCACCTTACAACAAAGGATACGAGCCAAACCATTCAAATCCCCGACATCGCCAACAGGAACAATCTCACTCTTGCCTATATTAACTTTCAGGCCTGTAATAGTTTCAAAGAAAATCAACAACATCCGCACATATAATAACTATTCCCTAGAAGCATCACAAAGCAATATAGTGTCATCAGCAAAAAGAAGGTGAGAAATATGGATACCCCCACGTCTATGCGACCCCGCTTTAAATCCACAAAGAAAGCCACCATTTTCTGTCCTCTTCAACAGTCTACTCAACACTTCCATAATCATTAGAAATAAAAGTGGAGACAAAGGATCCCCTTGGCGAAGACCACGAGAACTACCAAAAAAACCTTTAGGGGATCCATTAATCAAAACTGAGAATTTAACTGTAAAGATGCACGCCTTAATCCACCTACTCCATCTTGCCCCAAAGCCTATCCTATCCATAAGGTAAAATAGTGCattccaattcacatgatcataagccTTCTCAATGTCCAGCTTTATTATAACACTAGGAATACCACTCTTCAACCTGCTGTCTAAGcattcattagcaataagaacCGAATCAAGAATTTGTCTCCCTCccacaaaagaattttgagagtCAGATATCAATTTATCCAACACTCCTCGAAGCCTATGAGCCAACACCTTAGCCAACAATTTATAAAGGCTACCCACAAGACTGATAGGACGAAAGTCTTTGATATTTACTGCATTAATCTTCTTGGGAATCAAACATAGAAACGTGGCATTAAGAGATTTCTCAAAAACACACTAGCTGTGGAAATCTTTGAAGAAAGCCAATATATCCCCTTCTAAAACACTCCAGCATTTCTGAAAGAATGCCATGGTAAACCCATCTGGCCCAGGGGCCTTATCACCTTCTGCATCCTTAAGAGCCTCAATAATCTCCTCcttctcaaactctctctctaacaTATACCTCTCAGTTTCATCTAGACAAGCGAACTCTAACCCATCAATAGTAGGTCTCCAAGCTTTCGGTTCTTGATATAATCTCtaataaaaatccaccaccTGATCTGTAATATCTGACTCCTCCTCAAAGAGAACGCCATCCACCTCCACACCCCTAATCTGATTGGTTCGGCTATGGGAATTGGCAATTCTATGAAAGAACTGTGTGTTGTTATCACCCTCTTTGATAAACAGAGCCTTGGACTTCTGCCTCCAAGAAATCTCTTCCAAAGAAGCCAGAAAATCTATATCTGATTTAACCGCCAACCTTCTAGTCTTGTCCTCTTGAGTCAACACCTGCCTCCCTTCTCTCATGTCAATGTCTAAGAGCTCGGTCAAAAGACTCTTTTTTCTAAAAGCTACATCTCCAAAACATGCTTATTCCAGTGCTTCAAATCCCTATTAAGGGCTTTCGGTTTACAAGCTAGAACATGACTTGGAGGTCCCACAAAATGATAACCATTCCACCAATGACGAACCTTATCCACAAAACCCTCCACCTttaaccacatattttcaaatctaaaaGGATTCTTCCCCCTCAACATACCACCTGCCTCCACTAGCAAAGGACAATGATTCGACACCATCCTAGGGAGAGTTCTTTGAGTCACATCTAAGAAATGCTCTTCCCAATCTGCTGTCATCAAAACTCTATCAAGTCTAGACATAGAAGGACTATCAGAATCAAGAAACCAAGTATATTCACCTCCTACCAAAGGCAAATCAATCAGTGAATGTTTAGCAATGAAATCTGAGAATTTAAACATAGCAGGACTAAAAGAATTACAGCCAAGTCTCTCAGCCGGATAATGGATACCATTGAAGTCTCCAAACAAACACCAAGCCCCAGCCCACCGTGATCTCACTAAGTCTAATTCTGCCCACATTGCATCCCTAAGACTTCCGTCAGTCGGTCCATACACCCCTGAACAGATCCATTCAAAGCTATCTGACACACCCTTCAacataattgaaattgaaaaacttCCAACTACTGAATCTACCCTCTCAACAACCCTATTATCCCACACCAGAATGACACCCCCAGCTGTATGTATGGCATCTAAGGCCCCCCTAGTCTACAAAAGGGCTACCCCAGAGACTTTTAACCAAGCTGGAACTGGTACTGTCTAGTTTAGATTCTTGCAAGCATACTATATCACACTTCCATTCCCTTAAGAGATTCTTCACAACATCTCTTTTATGGGGATTATTCAAACCCCTCACATTCCATGACAgcatttttaaattcatttacCAACAGATGAACCCAAACTAGAGGATTTCAAACTGCCTCTAGAACTTCTACCAGAATGCCCATCGTAATTAATAGATGAAAACAAATTTCTTAACTCCCTCATCACCTTTTGGTTTGAGTTGCTTACCCAACGAGTAGTAACAACATTGGCTTACTGCTCCCAAACCTtctcaagtttttgaaaaaaatcaatacactGTCTCTCACAACAATCAATTGGGAAACCCACATAAGTACTAAAATCTTTAATCGTCCTACTCACCCATTCTGAAGGCTCCAAAACCTCTTCCACTGAAAACCCATCTAAACCATCTTCCATAGAGATGAGATCAAAAGAACCATTTGGGTCCCACAAAGCCAAAGGTGTAATGACCTCAGGATTAACAGCCTCGTCATCCTTACCCGACATCAAAGAAGCATCCTAAATCAGTATAGGAACCTCAGAGTCAATCAATCCACAACCCACCTCAGAAATAGGAAACTTCAAGTCCGAACCCACCCTCACTTGGCTCTGAACCTGAACTGGGCACCCAGAATTTTTAGTGGTTGTCGAATGAGCTCCAACAGCAGTATTGGCAATCAAAAACCCAACCCTTTGGTCCACAATTTGATCATCGGCAACTGGGAAGTGTGCCGGTTCTCTATTGGCACTCAAGATAGTCTCCACAGTATCACTGTGATCATTTGAACCCGAAACACTATCATCGGGCTTCATATCAGTCGCAAGAGGGCCGCTTAGCCTCTTGCTAAAGCTCTGGAACTCCCCTACCTCTGCCTTGTGAGACAGTTTCTCATCGGACTTTGTATCGGCAGTAGGGGAGCCACCCAATCCCTCACCGGAGCTTGGGATCTCCCCTTCCTCATACTCGTATGTTCTCGATCCTTGCCCAGTCACCCACTCTTTCATTTGTAAATTATCAGATCCATCGCCTATACAGACATGTTTGGACACGTCAAATAAAAGTTGGCCTGACCCATTCTCACAATTGGGTTGGTGGGCTTGAGCAGGTCGACTTACAATGGGCTGTAAATTACCCCAAGAAACAGTCCGTTTACCCTCACCCACCAAGTCAAtagatatttttaaacaaaagtgGGCCTGGGTCCATTTTAAATGACATGCATGTATAGGCCTGCCAGCTGTTGACACACTAGCAGAATTTTTTGAAGCATCAAATCCCCCCAAAGACTCAAACTGATTACGCTGATCAGTTGTATTTAGAAGTTGTTGCACAACACGTAAATTACTCCCTTTATTTTCGTGgccatttaattttttccaaacttgGGGTTTTTGCATGTCAACTGCTTTTTCAAATTCTCCGCCTCCGGCCACCACCTCTTCCTCCGATCTAGCAATCGTCTTCCCCAAAAAATGTTCACGTAATCTTCTTCTAAACAAAGTCCAACCACCTATCTTGGTCCCTCTGGAACCTGTAGGCAACCCCTTCTTACACCATTGTGGTATTCAAAGATTTCCACAAAAAAGCCACCCTTGTTAAATCTACTAATAAACTCCAAAAGTTTAGAGTTCTCACGTAAACGTTTGAAAAAAGGTGATTTTCGGAAGTTCCATTGATCTAGGTCTGCCAAACAAGCAATAATCCAACCCAAACCCGAACGACCCACCCTAATGGAGCCATGGAACTTACCCCATCATTCATGAATAGCAGAGGAATCTATCCTACCACCCTCAAAAGCTAAAGAAAAAACCTTTGAATCAATACGAAAGACAGCTGAAATCCTCTCTAACCCCCCTGACTGTGTTTTATGATTGGGCTGTTGAGATTTGGGTGGCTGTGTGGGAGTAGCAGTGGGCTTTGATTGTAAAGTTGAAGGGTGTGAAACGGTATCAGTATGGGAAGCTATGGGTACAGGTATCAAGGGGAGTGGTGGTGGTCCCTGACCAAAAGTTGGCCAAAAAAATTGTGGTGGTGTGAAAAAAGGTAAATAGGGATGATATGGGTTATAAGGATGGCAAGTTGGTAgtgatggtggtggtagtgATGGTGTATATGGATGCTGAAGTTGGACAGGTTGTGGCGGAGGGGGTTGTGGATATGGTGGAGGTGGTAGAAGGGTAGGGCGAGGTGGTAGAGAGGTCATGGTAGAGAGGTCGGCATGCATTTTAGGATTAAGTATATGAATTACAGTGATGGAATTTCCTTGGCCAAACAACCCATAAGCCTTGAATTCAAGTGGCATATCTTGGTGTTTCCATCCTTCAATGttcaaggttcaaatccccaTCCCCCACTCCCAACTATTGGATAATCataaaattatcataaaaatagTTAGAATAACTAATAATTACCTTTTCTTTCATAAGGTTTGTACAGAGATCGAATGCATAAGTGACAGTTTAATAGCTAGAATAAGTAGGATTCAAACCCCAAGAACCCACTCCCCTAATTTacctagcaaaataaaaaaataatattgaatttctatccaaacctcTCATCACTTGGAATATATTGAAGTATTTGTGGTTTAACTACGTGTAAAGAATATTGAATAATTACCCCGtactgaaaattattatttaatacattGGAGGTATACATTATTCCTTCTATTTAGTTTGTGAATCTCATTATGAGAGGGATAATGCATCTATTTGGCGGTTGTGGGGTTCTGAAAAAAATAACGTATATATCTAATTATGTATGCATTAAATATCTTTTCTTAGCCTTGTTTAATGTAAATTTCGCTAGAACTTGATAAAATGTTTCCCTCTTTAGGCCAAGAAGGAGAATTTTCTTAAGAGCCAGAATCAGAGTACAATAATCAGAGTACAAAGGCTACATAGCACAGTCCAAACACAACCATCCGTACCTCTCTTAAACCCAAGCAGGTACCACGCAGATACCATTTCATATCCAACAGATATTTTCCATACGAAGTCACAATAAACATGCCTAGAAAATATGCAAATTCTAGATCTTTATTGAAAACAATGGCTGAATCAGAATGGCACCCATTCTCCAAATTTTTAATTCTCACTCCTTTTTGGCTTGTCTGAAGCATGAATTACCTGAAACAAAATTCATCCAAATAATTTAGTTAAAACCCAACTTGGAAATTTGGtgaaaaaacatattaattttaagtgCTCATAGAAGCAAGCAGACTGGTGTGTACCGTATTAGCAGAACCAGGAATCCAATCATTAGTGGCTGGGTTACGTTGGCAAGAGGTGTGGCAGCTAGCCACAGACTCAGGTTCTAGGTGGAAGCATTGGCCATTATTGTCCCCCATTTTGATGAACCCTGTTCCTGTCTAAATTACAAATACTTaaaacaatcaatttttttttctctgctagGCAAAGAtccaattataaaattttaattgttttattacACGGTCTTTCATATATTATGTCTCAGCATTGAATGAGTAGCCATGTGATTTTATTGGTTTGAAGTTAAGGAAACACAgtgtcaaaagactcaaaacaaataataaactaCTTGGTTCTTTTTTAGTTAGTACAATTTTGTGAATAGAACGTATAAATATTtggaaccctttttttttctttctttttggtttatgAAACATTTTGATAATCATGTTGATTTTGTTAGATATTAGTGATGAATTATACAAAAAAGTGCCATAAGAGGCTACTAATTTCTTAActagagaagaaagagagaaaaacaaaattgcacTGTAGGTGGCAGTATTAGTACCGTGTGGTGCTCTTTGTCAACACAGTTGAGATCCTTGTAATACTCTGTCTCCACAAATTCCTCTGTCACTTTGCCTCCATCGTAGATCAGCTTCTGCTTTAGTCAGTTACAGAACAGagcatgtcaaattttatagacatgggtaaataataattaacaaaaagaCATCGCAACAAGCGTTTGTAGTCCAACGGTTAGGATAATTGCCTTCCAAGCAATAGACCCGGGTTCGACTCCCGGCAGACGCAAAAACATTTTTcctgttaattatttttttcattttttcaaacaaacaaattgagaAATGAATAGAAGTtgtctaaaaagaaaaaccaaccTGAGGATCATTTTCGAGACGTTGGAACTCAACGAGTTCGGGGATGAAATTgttgtcgttgttgttgttgttgttgtcattatttgagtttgagttaGAGAGAGCATCGACATATTGAGTAGAATACTCACTACGCTGAGGCTTAGTGTGGCGCTTTGGAGCTGCTTCATCAAAGTACTCTCTTGCCTTTGCTTCCAACTTTGCTTCTTCTTCCACCGACAAGTGATCGTCACTCCTATTTGGCCTTTCCCTACAGCActccatttttttctcttattaaaatttctctctctctctctctttctttttgctatAATTGAGCTACAGAATTTAGATATGCCTATGCCTATGCCTATGCCTATGCTTAAATAGATGatatcagatttttttttgcctttggTTTTGTCGACTTGATAGTACAATCATTTGGGAAAAATATCAAcctttttggaaaaatatcttGGAAAGCTGGTCTCAGGGACCGGTAGATAGGTGGCAAGTTGGACTTTTTCTCCTAACCGACTAGTAGTTGATTACAAGAATATATTACATACACATATTACATCTATATAATTTTGTGCtcttgtttttaaatttataaaatatatagatatcaaaatattttgttttaaagtaaTAGACAAATTAGAATGTTTAATGGATAGATTTTAAAACTTTGGTcaaattagttttttgaaatatatgatagaattttaaaaatcaattagtttAGTTTATGGTGTAAGATGTAAGTAAAATTCAAACTACAGATTTCTTATTTAAAGACAAtagattttactagttgaaactcCAGGTCTCGAGTCTCTTGTTAGCAATAATCTCTATATGCAAatacaattttacattttatcaTATAACAATACAGCCTCACGAGAAAGctgtaaaaatgtgtaaaagaaTTGTCTATTAATATGATAATCATCCGTCTTAACTACAAAAATGTGTAAGATGTTGTcttagattgtttttttttttttttttttttttttgctacattAAGAGTTCCACTATAGGAGATTGAACCCTACGGGCCTACACGTCTCCTATAGGAGGTACCTTAGACAAAGATGTTTGGTAGTTAGTCAATTGTAATATAAATGTTTTATTGCTGAACTCCTAAAAGCTAGTATACcccaaaatattaatttattgacTCTTTAATAAGAGCTTAGGACaaataaagtgtaatttttttaatgaaattggcaaaaaaattattgctaataaaaatatttacaaggAGTACATGTTGGGGGAAGACAGTGCCTCAAAGcaaattacaaagaaaatataGCCAAATAATTATACAAATTGTAAATCATAAAGATGCGACCAATACAATTTTCTATaacaaaaaatctataacagagaaaaaaaaaatgaagattattaaaatcttttttttaaaaaaaaaaaaactacttccTAAGCTAAATGCATGGGAAATAAGGGTTGACAACCCCTAAAAGCAAATAAGAAAGGCAGAGAGATCAATAAGAAAGGCAGCATATGACTCTTGAGGGACGCACTATCTGACACTTGTGATGGCGATCAATAGAAGCTCAGGCACATATTAGCAGCAAGTAGCTAACATGCACCAAAAGAAGTCTAATTCTCACCCATTCCTATGATCCCTTTATTGCATTTGGTATATGCATTCTTTGTCAAGAGATCTAGATCTCATTATTATTGTGAGCAAATGATTTTTAAGATAATTATTGTAAAATCATATTGAAAATTTCTGTACAAATGAGTAGAGTGCATGATGTTCAAGataattattgtaaaatattataaagaagTCTAATAGGAATGGAGTACACATTAGTTATATTCAATTCCATAAACTAAAGGaactttaccaaaaaaaaaaaaataaataaataaactaaaggAAACTAATAACATCATGAGGAGGTTTGGAGGAGAATCAAGCACCATTGGATCAATTAACACtagtttgataattttttaagttattttcattttaatcctttatgtttcaatttttttttattttaattcttcatatttaattttgtttttatattggtCATACTACCCATTTTATGTTAGTAAATATGATAATTACAGgcaaacacacccaaaaaaaaaaaaaaaacttagaatcTTTTTTGACCTCACCTTTTAGAAGATTCAAATCTTCTAGAGTTCCTAAGATACTTTACGACATTAAGTTCTTTTAATCTTAACCTTACATTTTATAATGAATGGTTCAAGTTAAGCCATGTTATCAATCCActtaaaaaaaccttaaaataatTAACCCACCTTAACTATAATGATTCCACCTTAGCTTTTGAAACTAAGGGCTCGTTTGGATTGGTCATGACTCAGTTTTCACaactcataattcaaaattcataattcaAACTCAAAACCCATAACTTATAACTCAATTCTCCCTATAactcaaaaactccaaaacttttgtttggttacaaaactgAGTTACATATCTCAGCTTTTAACTTCACTTTTTACCAAAGTGGTGGAGCCCACCCCACTAACAGTAAACAAAATTGCTTGGAGACGGAAGATGGAGATATGAGCAGGTGAAAAATCATAATGCTGCATGCATGATGTCAATCCTCAAAAAGAAGAACTTATCAAATTtgggatttattttttataataattaaaggaaaatgttaatgaATGTCCTAAAGACATTGTTTTaggaattatttttataaacattttatgggaaaatgataaaacaattaattttttgacagttttttatatttttcataaaagtggtgttaaaaactttcttaatatgatttattaacaattattctaAAGACACCTGTTAACATGACTCAATTCAATAAGGATaaaattttagacaaaatttagatacagtaccttaggtgctgTTCTTTAAGTTCCACTCTTAAAATTCAATCATGTGGctatttaacttaaaaatacacttccatcccatgagaaaaaaatcatatggcagaattttaaaatgggaacctaagaaacagcacctacgtattgtacctaagtcttgctcaaAACTTATGTATCGCAAACATCTAATTGCATTAACCAATAAAGATTATTAGCAGCAAGTAGCAAACATGCACCAAGAGAAGTTTAATTCTCACCCATTCCTATGATCCCTTTATTGCATTTAGCATGTGCATTCTTTGTGAAGAGATCTAAGTCTCATTATAATTATGAGTAAATGATGTTTAAGATAATTATTGtcaaatcaaattgaaaatatgaat from Quercus lobata isolate SW786 unplaced genomic scaffold, ValleyOak3.0 Primary Assembly Scq3eQI_2004, whole genome shotgun sequence includes the following:
- the LOC115973110 gene encoding uncharacterized protein LOC115973110 isoform X2; the protein is MECCRERPNRSDDHLSVEEEAKLEAKAREYFDEAAPKRHTKPQRSEYSTQYVDALSNSNSNNDNNNNNNDNNFIPELVEFQRLENDPQKLIYDGGKVTEEFVETEYYKDLNCVDKEHHTTGTGFIKMGDNNGQCFHLEPESVASCHTSCQRNPATNDWIPGSANTVIHASDKPKRSEN
- the LOC115973110 gene encoding suppressor of Mek1-like isoform X1, encoding MECCRERPNRSDDHLSVEEEAKLEAKAREYFDEAAPKRHTKPQRSEYSTQYVDALSNSNSNNDNNNNNNDNNFIPELVEFQRLENDPQQKLIYDGGKVTEEFVETEYYKDLNCVDKEHHTTGTGFIKMGDNNGQCFHLEPESVASCHTSCQRNPATNDWIPGSANTVIHASDKPKRSEN
- the LOC115973116 gene encoding uncharacterized protein LOC115973116, with amino-acid sequence MREGRQVLTQEDKTRRLAVKSDIDFLASLEEISWRQKSKALFIKEGDNNTQFFHRIANSHSRTNQIRGVEVDGVLFEEESDITDQINAVNIKDFRPISLVGSLYKLLAKVLAHRLRGVLDKLISDSQNSFVGGRQILDSVLIANECLDSRLKSGIPSVIIKLDIEKAYDHVNWNALFYLMDRIGFGARWSRWIKACIFTVKFSVLINGSPKGFFGSSRGLRQGDPLSPLLFLMIMEVLSRLLKRTENGGFLCGFKAGSHRRGGLKVNIGKSEIVPVGDVGDLNGLARILCCKAVAARIERIQGNFLWGPQRIVRLFNKALLGKWLWRFGKENHRLWRQVIADKYGEARGGWCTRGVRGAHRCGMWRSIKEGSEKFFSQILYNVGEGNRVRFWHDTWCGPTPLNELFPSMYDCSVSKEA